A single genomic interval of Rhodopseudomonas palustris harbors:
- a CDS encoding NRAMP family divalent metal transporter, with protein MTKHIPLQATSACAAVPPSAVLDSAHLGEIRGALGTIAADDRAPRRTFKARLQTLLAIAGPGLIVMVGDNDAGAFGTYTQAGQNYGTTLLWTLLLLIPVLYVNQEMVVRLGAVTGVGHARLIFARFGKFWGAFSVADLFLLNALTLVTEFIGISLALQYLGLSQFWGVIAAAVIITFAVSTGDFRRFERFALVLVAGSLLLIPVAVMVHPPLPQLAHDFFVPKMPAGAPLGEVMLLIIAIVGTTIAPWQLFFQQSYLIDKRITPRFIRYERWDLCVGIALVIIGAVAMIGFSAAAFAGRPEFGAYTDALGTAHGLEQAAGRLPAILFALALLDASIIGAAAVSLATAYAIGDVFAVAHSLHRKPSEAKGFYAVYAGLIAFAAALVVTPGMPLGLLTNAVQTLAGVLLPSATVFLLLLCNDKAVLGPWVNGRAGNLFTGAIVAVLVLLSVILTVSVLFPGVGETTILGILGGGVVGALLLSGAVALIARRGQGVRAEPSARSVVAPEEWRMPPLATLPPARLSAVSRTWLLVLRGYLVLAAGLVLYRIVELIAR; from the coding sequence ATGACCAAGCACATCCCCTTGCAGGCGACGTCGGCCTGCGCCGCCGTTCCACCGAGCGCGGTGCTGGACAGCGCCCATCTCGGCGAGATCCGCGGCGCGCTCGGCACCATCGCGGCCGACGATCGCGCGCCGCGGCGAACGTTCAAGGCCCGGCTGCAAACGCTGCTGGCGATCGCCGGGCCCGGCCTGATCGTGATGGTCGGCGACAATGACGCCGGCGCATTCGGCACCTACACCCAGGCCGGCCAGAACTACGGCACCACGCTGCTGTGGACGCTGCTGCTGCTGATCCCGGTGCTGTACGTCAATCAGGAGATGGTGGTGCGGCTGGGCGCGGTCACCGGCGTCGGCCACGCGCGGCTGATCTTCGCGCGGTTCGGCAAGTTCTGGGGCGCGTTCAGCGTCGCCGACCTGTTCCTGCTCAACGCGCTGACGCTGGTCACCGAATTCATCGGCATCAGCCTGGCGCTGCAGTATCTCGGCCTGTCGCAATTCTGGGGCGTGATCGCGGCCGCGGTGATCATCACCTTCGCGGTCTCGACTGGCGATTTCCGAAGGTTCGAACGGTTCGCGCTGGTGCTGGTCGCCGGCAGCCTGCTGCTGATCCCGGTTGCCGTGATGGTGCATCCGCCGCTGCCGCAACTGGCGCATGATTTCTTCGTGCCGAAGATGCCGGCCGGCGCGCCGCTCGGCGAGGTGATGCTGCTGATCATCGCCATCGTCGGCACCACGATCGCGCCGTGGCAATTGTTCTTCCAGCAGAGCTATTTGATCGACAAGCGAATCACGCCGCGCTTCATCCGCTATGAGCGCTGGGATCTGTGTGTCGGCATCGCGCTGGTGATCATCGGTGCGGTGGCGATGATCGGGTTTTCGGCGGCGGCGTTTGCGGGTCGGCCGGAATTCGGCGCCTACACCGATGCGCTCGGCACTGCGCATGGGCTGGAGCAGGCCGCCGGTCGGCTGCCGGCGATCCTGTTCGCGCTGGCGCTGCTCGACGCCAGCATCATCGGCGCCGCCGCAGTGTCGCTGGCGACCGCCTACGCGATCGGCGACGTGTTCGCGGTCGCGCATTCGCTGCACCGCAAGCCGAGTGAGGCGAAGGGATTCTATGCGGTCTATGCCGGGCTGATCGCGTTCGCGGCGGCGCTGGTCGTGACGCCGGGAATGCCGCTCGGCCTGCTCACCAATGCGGTGCAGACGCTTGCCGGCGTGCTGCTGCCGAGCGCGACGGTGTTCTTGCTGCTGCTGTGTAACGACAAGGCCGTGCTCGGGCCGTGGGTCAACGGCCGCGCCGGCAACCTGTTCACCGGTGCAATCGTCGCGGTGCTGGTGCTGCTGTCGGTGATCCTCACAGTGTCGGTGCTGTTTCCCGGCGTCGGCGAGACGACGATCCTCGGCATCCTGGGCGGAGGCGTGGTCGGCGCGCTGCTGCTGTCCGGTGCCGTGGCGCTGATCGCACGCCGCGGGCAGGGCGTCCGCGCCGAGCCCTCCGCGCGATCGGTCGTCGCGCCGGAAGAGTGGCGGATGCCGCCGCTCGCCACGCTGCCGCCCGCGCGCCTCAGCGCGGTCAGCCGCACCTGGCTGCTGGTGCTGCGCGGCTATCTGGTTCTGGCGGCCGGGCTGGTGCTGTATCGCATCGTCGAGCTGATCGCGCGGTGA
- a CDS encoding ABC transporter ATP-binding protein, whose protein sequence is MTTMTAERPHAAHPGETPYFCCRNLNAYYGDSYIVQNVSFSLNKGEILALLGRNGAGKTSTLRSIARASTPELVSGEVILDGVKLHGKPNYVAAQAGIQLVQEDRRIIPGMTVEQNLELAVISGSVGWSFERIYELFPRLAERRKQEGVTMSGGEQQMLAIARALARDLKLLLLDEPYEGLAPVVRHDIAKALREVRSAGITTIIVEQNAVAALELSDRAVILDTGEVAFDGSAKHVLDSEELRHRYLAI, encoded by the coding sequence ATGACGACGATGACCGCCGAACGGCCGCACGCTGCCCATCCGGGCGAGACGCCGTATTTCTGCTGCCGCAATCTCAACGCTTATTACGGCGACAGCTACATCGTGCAGAACGTCTCGTTCTCGCTGAACAAGGGCGAGATCCTGGCGCTGCTCGGCCGCAACGGTGCCGGCAAGACCTCGACGCTGCGCTCGATCGCGCGCGCCTCGACGCCGGAGCTTGTCTCGGGCGAGGTGATCCTCGACGGCGTCAAGCTGCACGGCAAGCCGAACTACGTCGCCGCTCAGGCCGGCATCCAGCTGGTGCAGGAAGATCGCCGCATCATCCCGGGCATGACGGTGGAGCAGAACCTGGAGCTCGCGGTGATCTCCGGCAGTGTCGGCTGGTCGTTCGAGCGGATCTACGAGCTGTTCCCGCGGCTTGCCGAGCGGCGCAAGCAGGAAGGCGTGACGATGTCCGGCGGCGAGCAGCAGATGCTGGCGATCGCCCGCGCGCTGGCCCGTGATCTCAAGCTGCTGCTGCTTGACGAGCCGTACGAAGGCCTGGCACCGGTAGTCCGCCACGACATCGCCAAGGCGCTCCGCGAAGTCCGCTCCGCCGGCATCACCACCATCATCGTCGAGCAGAACGCCGTGGCGGCGCTGGAATTGTCCGACCGCGCCGTCATTCTCGACACCGGCGAAGTGGCGTTCGACGGCAGCGCCAAGCACGTCCTCGACAGCGAAGAACTGCGCCATCGCTATCTGGCGATCTGA
- a CDS encoding ABC transporter ATP-binding protein, translating into MNVNSDIVLHIDHVHKTFAGLHALADVHLDIREGETHAIIGPNGAGKSTLLNVCVGVLPPTQGKVMFHGTELTGLKPYEINQLGVARVFQTPEIFGDLTVLENVMMAMLSHQDGAFRLKLVSRFDEQGDIGQRAVQALRERGLGGHLYHLAGALSRGDKRRLELVMGLVQKPKLLLLDEPTAGMARADTNATIEILRQIKQSGMTIVIIEHDMHVVFSLADRITVLAGGRVIAQGVPDEIKGNPKVIEAYLGEEQV; encoded by the coding sequence ATGAACGTCAACAGCGACATCGTTCTGCACATCGATCACGTCCACAAGACGTTCGCGGGTCTGCACGCGCTGGCCGACGTGCATCTCGACATTCGCGAGGGCGAGACCCACGCGATCATCGGTCCCAACGGCGCCGGCAAGTCGACGCTGCTCAACGTCTGCGTCGGCGTGCTGCCGCCGACGCAAGGCAAGGTGATGTTCCACGGCACCGAGCTCACCGGGCTGAAGCCCTACGAGATCAACCAGCTCGGCGTGGCGCGCGTGTTCCAGACGCCGGAGATCTTCGGCGATCTGACCGTGCTGGAAAATGTCATGATGGCGATGCTGTCGCATCAGGACGGCGCGTTCCGGCTCAAGCTGGTGTCGCGGTTCGACGAGCAGGGCGACATTGGCCAGCGTGCCGTGCAGGCACTGCGCGAGCGCGGGCTCGGCGGGCATCTGTATCATCTGGCTGGCGCGCTCTCGCGCGGCGACAAGCGTCGGCTCGAACTGGTGATGGGCCTGGTGCAGAAGCCGAAGCTCTTGCTGCTGGACGAGCCGACCGCCGGCATGGCCCGCGCCGATACCAACGCCACCATCGAGATCCTGCGGCAGATCAAGCAGTCGGGCATGACCATCGTGATCATCGAGCACGACATGCACGTGGTGTTCTCGCTCGCCGATCGCATCACCGTGCTGGCCGGCGGCCGCGTCATCGCGCAGGGCGTGCCCGACGAGATCAAGGGCAACCCGAAAGTGATCGAAGCCTATCTCGGCGAGGAGCAAGTATGA
- a CDS encoding branched-chain amino acid ABC transporter permease, which produces MKHTSKLADIALLIGFAIVVALGPIIFTPIGAGYPDLLQKFAIYGIFAIGFNILFGLTGYLSFGHAAFLGVGSYAAVWSFKLLSMDLLPAVAMSVVLAGLLALAIGFVSLRRSGIYFSILTLAFAQMCYNMAYSVLTPITNGETGLRVLRQDPRYLDAAIGYVSPTPSLFGMQITGWTGFYICGAVLVAAFGLSIAIFRSPFGMTLRAIKSNQNRMGYTGYSTRPYLLSAFVISGMFAGLAGALLAATDPLAGAERMQWTASGEVVLMTILGGAGTLLGPVLGTGIIKYFENIFSAYNEAQLKAMFTFVPDGLREPVVKTLGLFVGEGWQLTLGLLFMAVVIFLPGGVMEGINRLIGLKHTPKVKSLGDSPQRDGLGEMVIEEMPAHDRTAEIEKKAAEKKARATAP; this is translated from the coding sequence ATGAAGCACACCTCCAAACTCGCCGATATCGCGCTACTGATCGGCTTCGCCATCGTGGTGGCGCTGGGGCCGATCATCTTCACCCCGATCGGTGCCGGCTATCCGGATCTGCTGCAGAAGTTCGCGATCTACGGCATCTTCGCGATCGGCTTCAACATCCTGTTCGGTCTCACCGGCTACCTGTCGTTCGGCCATGCCGCGTTCCTCGGCGTCGGCTCCTACGCCGCGGTGTGGTCGTTCAAGCTGCTGTCGATGGATCTGTTGCCCGCGGTGGCGATGTCGGTGGTGCTGGCCGGCTTGCTGGCACTGGCGATCGGCTTCGTCAGCTTGCGCCGCTCCGGCATCTACTTCTCGATCCTGACGCTGGCGTTCGCGCAGATGTGCTACAACATGGCGTATTCGGTGCTGACGCCGATCACCAACGGCGAGACCGGCCTGCGCGTGCTGCGCCAGGATCCGCGCTATCTCGACGCCGCGATCGGCTACGTCTCGCCGACGCCGTCGCTGTTCGGGATGCAGATCACCGGCTGGACCGGGTTCTACATTTGCGGCGCGGTGCTGGTGGCGGCGTTCGGCCTGTCGATCGCGATCTTCCGCTCGCCGTTCGGCATGACGCTGCGTGCCATCAAGTCCAACCAGAACCGGATGGGCTACACCGGCTACTCGACCCGGCCGTATCTTCTGTCCGCCTTCGTGATCTCAGGCATGTTCGCCGGTCTCGCCGGTGCGTTGCTGGCTGCCACTGATCCTTTGGCGGGCGCCGAGCGCATGCAGTGGACCGCGTCGGGCGAGGTGGTGCTGATGACCATCCTCGGCGGCGCTGGCACGCTGCTCGGCCCGGTGCTCGGCACCGGCATCATCAAGTACTTCGAGAACATCTTCTCGGCCTACAACGAGGCCCAGCTCAAGGCGATGTTCACCTTCGTGCCCGACGGGCTGCGCGAGCCGGTGGTCAAGACGCTGGGCCTGTTCGTCGGCGAAGGCTGGCAGCTCACCCTCGGCCTGCTGTTCATGGCGGTGGTGATCTTCCTGCCCGGTGGCGTGATGGAAGGCATCAACCGGTTGATCGGCCTCAAGCACACCCCGAAGGTCAAATCGCTCGGCGACTCGCCGCAGCGTGACGGTCTCGGCGAAATGGTGATCGAGGAGATGCCGGCGCACGACCGCACCGCCGAGATCGAGAAGAAGGCCGCCGAGAAGAAAGCGAGAGCCACCGCGCCATGA
- a CDS encoding branched-chain amino acid ABC transporter permease, producing MDAIVLQILNGLDKGGAYALIALGLTLAFGTLGVVNFAHGALFMLGAFCAVVFNKFLTLEIVKIDPTRTTPWGSPLEVKTPYVQAMLGDWGKVLIDYSVPVSILLAIPVMLLIGILIERGLIRFFYKRPHADQILVTFGLAIVLQEIVKHFFGANPIAQSAPALFSGSLQITEAIVYPYWRIVYLCFSLVVIGSVFAFLQLTTFGMVVRAGMQDRETVGLLGINIERRFTIVFGLAAIVAGLAGVMYTPIVPPDYHMGMDFLVLSFVVVVVGGMGSLPGAVLAGFLLGILQSFASMNEIKGLLPGIDQIIIYLVAVVVLLVRPRGLLGRKGVMES from the coding sequence ATGGACGCGATCGTTCTGCAGATCCTGAACGGCCTCGACAAAGGAGGGGCCTATGCGCTGATCGCGCTCGGGCTGACCTTGGCCTTCGGCACGCTCGGCGTGGTGAACTTCGCCCACGGCGCGCTGTTCATGCTCGGCGCGTTCTGCGCCGTGGTGTTCAACAAGTTTCTGACGTTGGAGATCGTCAAGATCGATCCGACGCGGACGACGCCGTGGGGCTCGCCGCTGGAGGTCAAGACGCCGTATGTCCAGGCGATGCTGGGCGATTGGGGCAAGGTGCTGATCGATTACTCGGTGCCGGTCTCGATCCTGCTCGCCATTCCGGTGATGCTGCTGATCGGCATCCTGATCGAGCGCGGCCTGATCCGGTTCTTCTACAAGCGCCCGCATGCCGACCAGATCCTGGTCACTTTCGGCCTCGCCATCGTGCTGCAGGAGATCGTCAAGCACTTCTTCGGCGCCAACCCGATCGCGCAGTCGGCGCCAGCGTTGTTCTCCGGCTCGCTGCAGATCACCGAGGCGATCGTTTATCCATACTGGCGCATCGTCTATCTATGCTTCTCGCTGGTGGTGATCGGCTCGGTATTTGCGTTCCTCCAGCTCACCACCTTCGGCATGGTGGTGCGCGCCGGCATGCAGGACCGGGAAACGGTCGGCCTGCTCGGCATCAATATCGAGCGGCGCTTCACCATCGTGTTCGGCCTCGCGGCGATCGTCGCGGGCCTGGCCGGCGTGATGTACACGCCGATCGTGCCGCCCGATTACCACATGGGCATGGACTTCCTGGTGCTGTCGTTTGTCGTCGTTGTGGTCGGCGGCATGGGCTCGCTGCCGGGCGCGGTGCTGGCCGGCTTCCTGCTCGGCATCCTGCAGTCGTTCGCTTCGATGAACGAGATCAAAGGCCTGCTGCCGGGCATCGATCAGATCATCATCTATCTGGTCGCCGTGGTGGTGTTGTTGGTGCGTCCGCGCGGTTTGCTGGGACGCAAGGGCGTGATGGAGAGCTGA
- a CDS encoding substrate-binding protein — MADKKFIIDRRTALKTGLAGAAALATPSFFIRDAWADDFCNIPKGKEVVFGFNVPQSGAYADEGMDELKAYQLAVKHLNGEGDGGMLKTMKPLALKGNGVLGKKVTFVSGDTQTKADQARATAKRMIEKDGAIMITGGSSSAEAVAVQSLCQDVGVIFMAGLTHSNDTTGKDKRAYGFRHFFNAYMSGVALGPVLAEAYGKDRAAYHLTADYTWGWTQEESMKDATEKQGWKTVKAVRTPLGAADFSQYITPVLNSGADVLILNHYGKDMINSLTQAVQFGLRDKMANGKKFEIVVPLFSELMAQGAGDAIKGIYGTANWDWKLEDAATSAFTKSFGAAYGTPPSQAAQTCYVQAILYADAVERAGTFNPSKVIAALEGFEFDGLGNGKTLYRAADHQCFKDVLVVQGKEKPKDKFDLLEVKKIVPASQVTYDPSIFGGELGSKDAKACG; from the coding sequence ATGGCCGACAAGAAATTTATCATCGACCGCAGAACTGCGCTCAAGACCGGCCTGGCCGGTGCTGCCGCCCTCGCGACGCCGAGCTTTTTCATCCGCGACGCCTGGGCCGACGATTTCTGCAACATCCCGAAGGGCAAGGAAGTCGTTTTCGGCTTCAACGTTCCGCAGTCCGGCGCCTATGCCGACGAAGGCATGGATGAACTCAAGGCCTATCAGCTCGCGGTCAAGCACCTCAACGGTGAGGGCGACGGCGGCATGCTGAAGACCATGAAGCCGCTGGCGCTCAAGGGCAATGGCGTGCTCGGCAAGAAGGTTACCTTCGTCTCCGGTGATACCCAGACCAAGGCCGATCAGGCGCGCGCCACAGCCAAGCGCATGATCGAAAAGGACGGCGCGATCATGATCACCGGCGGCTCGTCGTCGGCCGAAGCGGTCGCGGTGCAGTCACTGTGCCAGGACGTCGGCGTGATCTTCATGGCCGGCCTGACCCACTCCAACGACACCACCGGCAAGGACAAGCGCGCCTACGGCTTCCGCCACTTCTTCAACGCCTACATGTCGGGCGTCGCGCTCGGCCCGGTGCTCGCCGAAGCCTATGGCAAGGATCGTGCGGCGTATCACCTGACCGCCGACTACACCTGGGGCTGGACCCAGGAAGAGTCGATGAAGGACGCCACCGAGAAGCAGGGCTGGAAGACCGTCAAGGCGGTCCGCACGCCGCTCGGCGCCGCCGACTTCTCGCAGTACATCACCCCGGTGCTGAACTCCGGCGCCGACGTGCTGATCCTGAATCACTACGGCAAGGACATGATCAACTCCTTGACCCAGGCGGTGCAGTTCGGCCTGCGCGACAAGATGGCGAACGGCAAGAAGTTCGAGATCGTGGTGCCGCTGTTCTCCGAGCTGATGGCGCAGGGCGCCGGCGATGCGATCAAGGGCATCTACGGCACCGCGAACTGGGACTGGAAGCTCGAAGACGCCGCCACCAGCGCCTTCACCAAGTCGTTCGGCGCCGCCTACGGCACTCCGCCGTCGCAGGCCGCGCAGACCTGCTACGTCCAGGCTATCCTGTATGCAGATGCCGTTGAGCGTGCCGGCACCTTCAATCCGTCGAAGGTGATCGCGGCCCTCGAAGGCTTCGAGTTCGACGGTCTCGGCAACGGCAAGACGCTGTATCGCGCCGCCGACCATCAGTGCTTCAAGGACGTGCTGGTGGTGCAGGGCAAGGAAAAGCCGAAGGACAAGTTCGATCTGCTCGAAGTCAAGAAGATCGTGCCGGCGTCGCAGGTCACCTACGATCCGAGCATCTTCGGCGGCGAACTCGGCTCCAAGGACGCCAAGGCGTGCGGCTGA
- a CDS encoding alpha/beta hydrolase family protein has translation MPLPLNDQSVPAQLQAASGGIDWQRRALLFGAAATAGAAALGLSPASAAVRRPSLRSGIDRSARVSAARLDAEVAKAFPLFNAPAILPAFDAATAGAQVDVDLHRIVTTTRVPETGERLTVSGLLAVPAGKTGELPLLSWQHGTILSFDQVPSNLTKLADPAYQLSDATDSLETLFNVQRFAARGYAVIAADYVGKGPFRNGRGESYVVKDVSVQTCLDMLAAGEVAMKSLGLRPSKLFLHGWSQGALNTQWLHQALRRRSRPIAATAVDSPFNDLNEAWSYWAGAQSFALPAGMTSYPALPNWISLCMIVALGSCELNYRLSGLLDSAIRPEYRAMARKYWGDYKVVADPQQPFPTGSDLLVPGFFERATDDRNSAFLRHLAANRASYWRYDSPIRFHYGLADEALHPAMVYRALSAGGHQAMGIPTARASHRATFLAALYGDAASLGGAENVPSWFGKF, from the coding sequence ATGCCGCTGCCTTTGAATGACCAGTCCGTTCCGGCGCAACTACAGGCAGCCTCCGGCGGGATCGACTGGCAGCGTCGGGCTCTGCTGTTCGGTGCCGCGGCCACCGCTGGCGCCGCTGCTCTTGGCCTAAGCCCTGCATCGGCGGCCGTGCGGCGGCCGTCGTTGCGATCCGGGATCGACCGGTCGGCGCGGGTCAGTGCGGCGCGGCTCGACGCCGAGGTCGCCAAGGCGTTCCCGCTGTTCAACGCGCCGGCAATCCTGCCGGCGTTCGATGCAGCGACCGCCGGCGCCCAGGTGGATGTCGATCTGCACCGGATTGTGACTACGACCCGCGTCCCGGAGACCGGCGAACGGCTGACGGTCAGCGGCCTGTTGGCCGTGCCGGCCGGCAAGACCGGCGAGCTGCCGCTGCTCTCGTGGCAGCACGGCACCATCCTGTCGTTCGATCAGGTGCCGTCCAACCTGACCAAGCTCGCCGATCCAGCGTACCAGCTCAGCGATGCGACGGATTCGCTGGAGACGCTGTTCAACGTGCAGCGGTTCGCGGCGCGAGGCTATGCGGTGATCGCCGCCGACTATGTCGGCAAGGGCCCGTTCCGCAACGGGCGGGGCGAGAGCTATGTGGTCAAAGACGTCAGCGTCCAGACCTGTCTCGACATGCTGGCGGCGGGCGAGGTGGCGATGAAGTCGCTCGGCCTCAGGCCTTCCAAACTCTTCCTGCACGGCTGGTCGCAGGGCGCGCTCAATACCCAGTGGCTTCATCAGGCGCTGCGCCGCCGGTCGCGGCCGATCGCCGCGACCGCGGTCGACAGCCCGTTCAATGATCTGAATGAGGCCTGGAGCTACTGGGCCGGCGCGCAGAGCTTCGCGCTGCCGGCCGGCATGACGTCCTATCCGGCACTGCCGAACTGGATCTCGCTGTGCATGATTGTCGCGCTCGGCAGTTGCGAGCTGAACTATCGCCTCAGCGGTCTGCTCGACAGCGCCATCCGCCCCGAATACCGGGCGATGGCCCGCAAATACTGGGGTGACTACAAGGTCGTGGCCGATCCGCAGCAGCCGTTCCCGACCGGCTCCGACCTGTTGGTGCCGGGCTTCTTCGAGCGCGCCACCGACGATCGCAACAGCGCCTTCCTGCGTCACCTCGCAGCCAATCGGGCTTCGTATTGGCGCTACGATTCGCCGATCCGGTTTCACTATGGCCTCGCCGACGAAGCGCTGCATCCAGCGATGGTGTATCGTGCGCTGTCGGCCGGCGGTCACCAGGCGATGGGGATCCCGACCGCCAGAGCCAGCCATCGCGCGACGTTTCTCGCTGCGCTGTATGGCGATGCCGCCAGTCTCGGTGGTGCGGAGAATGTGCCGAGTTGGTTTGGCAAATTCTAA